In Fusarium oxysporum f. sp. lycopersici 4287 chromosome 6, whole genome shotgun sequence, a single window of DNA contains:
- a CDS encoding hypothetical protein (At least one base has a quality score < 10), translating to MPQHHGNQQGPPANLSYDYQDTLISEQSPDFQLFNQPSYVTEVGNPGVATETDLIPTHHQLSQEVEQSLTDPPYSAPEIETLTDDYPSAFYTAPVHDNILPKGSYAHYTESQPAQYEMAPYANMSLDPGHSSSSQLATFPTSQCQSSFKRGPRARVSDDLFPEQCLSQGQVSKEPTGDIQSEYIPRCQLPAQSGVLRNPALLPDAQIDSNWPQAMIPRVPTPEFSESLKSLPATGGVLAKLGAKASQRNMHRAKAAKKGSQKALWCPFCPKWYQYPGEYKRHLKIHTRERPYKCAWRDCTKTFPRKDNQERHTKKCKHKPAASVTSDGVDEGIYSFSQGQSPPDPGLPSLLGGKDYPDTSTNWDNGHALVDGGTNNALQLTQTSIDSANARNDENCQLTSSDPSKAVLKITGDLKSMGENWSEQDKAKHRRIVVFHRTRKGSTLNTTFELSSINSQSDGGGRVSCMLWAAKGEFYITSCEIILLVEYLVDTKKPFSLPERNLIRSTLSKLDPTTVSEKDPWSQDFHKIIMGFSDPQPVAVRKNSVRVHPWNKLESALKTIVKLYGFSLGSTREKLQPPRYLTPRPQILNSTSLHMGPSHHAPLSSASFTGFLSSVDQAPPAEDAHETLQQDCVPRVEAAAPSSANANRIYSDIGERPLKYQEMDCNRISQPQTYLTHLQGTQNFPSTPELELPVLSTSNIIREVHSEIPHQARPDPDSNLTSPKSKSSLPETFIHDESDSDSAEGTIVVGARPGQDKQNAPTLPVDKHIDGVDDTYKDNEEKPRGSKPSVTYDDDDWGYAIADGKITIHCKNTLLTNFDREVPVRGMCPGVQRILDRIHELFLKGDIKEQQEVEAESEQIHIKGRTRPMTQRNISFSENTEQQQSSEVTYATIDELQKMLPESKGLDLSRISKSELDVILKAVQEVLNTIQQVLITSWIEEAEPAKQLLDEFQCYSTYEWH from the exons ATGCCACAACACCATGGCAACCAACAAGGGCCTCCCGCCAATCTTTCTTACGACTATCAAGATACTTTAATTTCCGAGCAATCCCCAGACTTCCAACTATTCAATCAGCCATCCTATGTCACGGAGGTAGGAAATCCAGGTGTTGCTACCGAAACAGACTTGATCCCgactcatcatcaactaTCACAGGAAGTGGAACAATCTCTCACGGATCCTCCATATTCAGCTCCAGAAATCGAGACATTGACTGATGACTACCCAAGCGCCTTTTATACTGCTCCAGTCCACGACAACATACTACCAAAAGGATCCTACGCCCATTATACTGAAAGCCAGCCTGCTCAATATGAAATGGCCCCATACGCGAATATGTCGCTCGATCCTGGTCATTCAAGTTCCTCCCAGTTAGCAACCTTTCCGACTTCACAGTGCCAAAGCTCATTTAAAAGAGGGCCTAGAGCCCGAGTATCTGATGATCTATTCCCGGAACAATGTTTAAGCCAAGGTCAGGTCTCTAAAGAGCCGACAGGAGATATCCAGTCAGAATATATACCTCGTTGCCAACTACCAGCGCAAAGCGGTGTTCTTAGGAACCCAGCGCTGCTACCAGACGCCCAAATTGATTCGAATTGGCCGCAAGCAATGATACCAAGAGTGCCGACTCCAGAATTCTCTGAGAGCCTGAAAAGCTTGCCAGCAACTGGGGGTGTACTAGCAAAGTTGGGCGCAAAAGCTTCCCAACGGAATATGCATAGGGCAAAAGCCGCCAAGAAAGGAAGTCAAAAGGCATTATGGTGTCCTTTTTGTCCCAAATGGTATCAATACCCTGGCGAATATAAACGCCATTTGAAGATTC ACACTCGTGAACGTCCATATAAATGCGCCTGGCGGGATTGCACTAAGACGTTTCCTCGAAAGGACAATCAGGAGCGCCACACCAAAAAATGTAAACACAAGCCAGCAGCCTCGGTTACAAGTGATGGTGTCGACGAG GGAATTTATTCGTTTTCACAAGGGCAATCTCCTCCAGATCCAGGACTACCTTCTCTACTGGGAGGCAAAGACTACCCTGATACGTCCACCAACTGGGACAACGGTCATGCCCTGGTAGACGGCGGGACCAATAATGCTCTCCAGCTGACCCAAACTAGCATTGATAGTGCTAATGCTCGAAACGATGAAAACTGCCAACTCACTTCATCTGATCCTAGTAAGGCGGTTTTGAAGATTACGGGTGATCTGAAATCGATGGGAGAGAACTGGTCAGAGCAGGACAAGGCCAAGCATCGTCGGATTGTTGTCTTCCACAGAACACGAAAGGGATCGACATTGAATACTACCTTCGAATTGTCGAGCATCAATAGTCAATCCGATGGCGGGGGACGCGTCTCGTGTATGTTGTGGGCTGCAAAAGGCGAGTTCTATATTACATCTTGCGAGATTATCCTCCTTGTCGAGTACCTTGTCGACACGAAAAAACCTTTTTCCCTACCAGAGAGGAACCTTATTCGCAGTACGTTGAGTAAGCTTGACCCGACTACGGTGTCCGAGAAAGATCCATGGAGCCAAGATTTCCATAAGATCATTATGGGATTCTCTGACCCCCAGCCCGTCGCCGTGCGAAAGAATAGTGTCAGGGTGCATCCATGGAACAAACTCGAATCTGCCCTCAAAACGATCGTCAAACTCTATGGCTTTAGCCTCGGCAGCACAAGAGAGAAACTTCAGCCTCCCCGATATCTTACGCCACGACCACAGATACTGAATAGTACTTCTCTTCATATGGGTCCTTCTCACCATGCACCATTGAGCAGTGCTTCATTTACCGGATTTCTCTCTTCAGTTGACCAGGCACCTCCTGCAGAAGATGCACACGAGACCCTACAACAAGACTGTGTGCCGCGAGTAGAAGCGGCCGCTCCGAGTTCGGCTAATGCAAATAGGATATACTCAGACATCGGTGAACGCCCACTGAAATACCAGGAGATGGATTGTAACAGGAtatctcagcctcaaacATACCTGACACACCTCCAAGGAACGCAAAACTTTCCTTCAACGCCGGAACTTGAGCTACCAGTATTGAGCACAAGCAATATCATCAGGGAG GTACATTCTGAGATTCCGCATCAAGCACGACCTGATCCAGACTCAAATCTGACTTCCCCCAAGAGTAAATCAAGCCTACCAGAGACATTCATTCACGACGAGTCCGACTCAGATTCAGCAGAGGGTACTATAGTCGTGGGGGCGAGACCAGGACAGGACAAACAGAATGCACCCACACTGCCTGTGGACAAACATATCGATGGAGTCGACGATACCTACAAGGATAATGAGGAGAAACCGCGAGGTAGTAAGCCCTCTGTCACAtacgatgacgatgactggGGCTATGCTATAGCAGACGGGAAGATTACCATTCACTGCAAGAACACTCTCCTTACCAACTTTGACCGCGAGGTACCAGTACGAGGCATGTGCCCTGGAGTGCAAAGGATCCTTGATAGGATCCATGAACTCTTCCTGAAGGGGGATATCAAAGAACAGCAGGAGGTCGAGGCAGAATCTGAACAGATTCATATCAAAGGAAGAACCAGGCCAATGACTCAGCGCAACATATCATTCAGCGAGAACactgagcagcagcagtccAGCGAAGTGACTTATGCCACGATTGATGAATTGCAAAAGATGCTGCCGGAGTCAAAAGGACTGGATCTGAGTAGAATTTCTAAGAGCGAGCTCGATGTTATTCTCAAGGCGGTACAGGAGGTGCTTAATACGATACAGCAGGTACTGATTACGAGTTGGATTGAGGAAGCAGAACCAGCCAagcagcttcttgatgaaTTCCAGTGTTACTCCACATACGAGTGGCACTGA